Below is a genomic region from Bacteroidota bacterium.
GAAAAAACCACCTAAACATTCAATGACGGCAAAGGAAAAATTGATAACCGTTGTAATCAGTAATCTTTTCCCCCTGGCCTCTCCGTTTTCGTGATGATGATGCATAAAACAAGTCCTTTCTTTAGCCAGAGAACAAATAATTTCAAAAAAAGTTTGAAAAGCTTTGTTTATTTCTTTGGCAGATTGTTTTCATGACTAGGTCCCTTATCTTTTTTGATAACGTAAAGCCATACAAGAATCAAAACACCGGCCAGAACAAAAGGGATACTCAGCAACTGGCCCATATTCAATGACATTGTACTTTCAAAAGACTCCTGGTCTTCTTTCACAAATTCAATCAGGAACCTGGCAACGAACACCAGAATAAGGAACAAACTAAATAAAGTGCCTCCCTTTAATTTGCTGATTTTTTTCTCGTACAGATAATACAAAAGGCCAAAAATGAAAAAATAAGAAAGGCCTTCATATAATTGGGTAGGATGTTTAGGCAACACTTCCCCAGCCCTGACAAAAACGAATCCCCAGGGAAGATTGGTCTGTACCCCATAAATTTCAGAATTCATCAGGTTTCCGGTACGGATAAAAAGCCCGGCTAAGGCCACCACAATAACAATGCGGTCTAGGATCCAGAAATAGGATTTCTTGCTTTTTCTGCAGAAAAGATAAAGAGCCAACAGTATACCAATGGCTGCCCCGTGACTGGCCAGTCCTCCATGCCAGGTTTTCAGGATTTCTATAGGATTACGGAGATAATATTCAGGTTCATAGAAAAAACAATGTCCGAGCCTGGCACCGATGATGGTCCCCAACACCATGTACAAAGTCAACTTGTCGAGCAATTCCATGGGCACCCCTTCTTTTTTAAACATGTGGGTAAAAATCAGATAACCCGCCACAAAAGCAGAAGCGAACAATAACCCGTACCAGCGAATATGAAGGGAACCAATACTGAATATTTCGGGAGAAACATTCCAGGTAACAAAATCTATTATCATTTGTCTAATTTTTATTTTAACCCGACAAACCTACATGAATTTTAAATAATAGGCAAAATGATACAAATCATTTTTTAATCAAGTTCTAAACTTTTAGTACTTTCATCCCCATCAAAACAATTTTCAAATCAAAAAAAGTTAAAATTACTTAAATCGAATGTAATTA
It encodes:
- the lgt gene encoding prolipoprotein diacylglyceryl transferase produces the protein MIIDFVTWNVSPEIFSIGSLHIRWYGLLFASAFVAGYLIFTHMFKKEGVPMELLDKLTLYMVLGTIIGARLGHCFFYEPEYYLRNPIEILKTWHGGLASHGAAIGILLALYLFCRKSKKSYFWILDRIVIVVALAGLFIRTGNLMNSEIYGVQTNLPWGFVFVRAGEVLPKHPTQLYEGLSYFFIFGLLYYLYEKKISKLKGGTLFSLFLILVFVARFLIEFVKEDQESFESTMSLNMGQLLSIPFVLAGVLILVWLYVIKKDKGPSHENNLPKK